Part of the Phycisphaerae bacterium genome, TGACGTGCCTCTGAAGCCGGGCGACGGCGTGCTTTTTGATGCCGGGCTGCCTGGAGCGGATCAGCAGGGCGGGCGGATATACGCGGTTGAGAAGGCAGATCGGTCAGATTCACCAGTAGGGCGTCGGGCGACCCGAGTGGAACTGCGGTTCGGTCAGGGGGACGTGAACCTCGCGGCTGTGGCGATCGGGAGCGTGGTGTGGAAAACGGACGACCCGGCCGTCCGACGTGAGCTGGAGAAAACGTACGTCAGGGTCGATCCCGTCCGCCGTGCGCCTTTGACGGTTCGGGCCTGGATTTCGCCGCAGCGTCATTTGCAGATCGAGCTGGAAGATGACCATGGCCGCGTGGCCCGAGTGGAATCGGAGGCACCTCTGGCGGAGGCCAGACGTCATCCGATGAGCGCTACGCTTCTGAGGGCGCATTTCAGCCGGATGGGGGATACGCCATTCGAGCCGGCGTCGGTCCAACTGTTGCACGAAGGTGTTGCGGTCGAGAGTCTGCCGTTCATGGCTCCCAAGAGCGTGTTGAACCGGCTGCGCCGTGAGGGGGTGAGGCTGTTGCTTGAGCGGCGGGCCGCCGAGTCTCGCCACGAGATTGGCGACCCGAACGTGCTGAGGGCGATTCGCGAGCAGATACGTGATCGGTTCCGCGACGAAACCGGCGATTCCGGGGTGGCGAGGCCGGTTCTATGCATTCTGATTCGGGAATTGGGGCAATTGGGTGCCGTTCTGGAGTGGCGTGCCGAGGCCGGGGCGGGTCGGTTGTCGGTCGTGTACGCGGACCTCGTTGACAACGCCGAGTGTGCAAGAGCAGTCGAACGATGCCGTGCGGCGGGGGTGCCCGTGGGTTTAGCGACGCCGCGGATCTGCAAACCAGGAGAAGAATCGCTGGTGACCGGTTTGGCGGACCTCGGCCCGGACATAGTTCTGGTGCGGAATCTGGCGGCGCTTCAGCTGCTGCGACAGTATGCTCCTGGTGTGCCGTTGGTTGCCGACCACTCGCTGAATGCGGCCAACGAGATGACGGCCGCAGCATTACGGGAGATTGGCGTTGTTCGGGTGACGGCTTGCTATGATCTGGACGCTGCTCAGATGATTCCGTTTGCCGCGGCGTGGTCGGTGCTGAATCTGGAGATCGTCGTTCATCGGCACGTTCCGATGTTCCACATGGCTCATTGTCTTGCGGCGCGACTTTCAAAGGCAAACGACTGCCGGCAATGCGGTCGTCCGTGCCGGCTGCACCGACTCGAGTTGCGGGATCGGCTCGGCGTCGATCATCCGGTACTGGTCGATCGGGCGGGTCGTACGACGGTTTACAACGGTCGCGTTCAGTCGGCAGGAGATCTTTCGGGGAAGCTTCGGGCGTTGCCCGTCAGGCACTGGCGGCTGGAGCTGCTTCTCGAAGACCGAGGGGCTGCCCATAGGCTTATTGAGACCTTTGCCGGCCGGATGGAATGACGGGAGAAGCTCAGACGGCCAGAATCCCGATAGCGAAGTCAATTCGTCCGTGTTCCGTGCTCGGTTTTCAGTCTTCTCCTGTGGTGATCACGGATCACTACCCGCATTTCCGTCTGTTCCGTGACTTGTCCTCTCACGAGCTGCGTGCGCGAGTTCGACGCGGGATCGTGACAGGCGATTTCGGCGGTGTTATAGTCCGCGGCGATGAGTGCCGACCGGTCCTGTCATTCTGAGTCATCGAGCGGAAGACGAGTTGTGTCATGCCCGGCCGTTCGCGTCGGGTTTCTGGAGCGCCTCGGTCTGCACCGGCCGGAACTGCGGGCCTGGGCGATGTACGACTGGGCGAACTCGGCGTTTGTGACCACGATCATGACCGCCGTGTTTCCGATCTACTATTCGAGCGTGGCCGGGGCGCATCTGACGCCGGAAGCCTCGCAGATGCGGTTCACGCTTTCGACGACGATCGGCTTGAGTCTCATTGCGGTGATGGCGCCGCTGCTCGGGGCAATGACCGATTTCCTGCCGGTCAAGAAGCAACTGATCAAGGCTTTTCTGGGCATCGGGCTGGTTTCGACGGCTGCGATGTACTTTGTCGGCTACAACGATCTTCTCTTGGCATCGTTGCTGTTTGTTGTGGCCAACATCGCGGTGAACGGGAGTTTCGTCTTTTACGACGCTTTGCTGCCGCATATTGCCGGGAAGGACGAAATGGACCGAGTGTCGAGCGCCGGCTATGCCCTCGGCTATGTCGGCGGGGGGGTGTTGCTGGCGATCCAACTGGTGTGGATTGATCCGAGTATCGTGGGCCTTCCTGCGCGGCAGCCTGGGACACCTGAGGAGGGGACGTGGCCCACGCGGGTGGCGTTCCTTTCGGTGGCGGTGTGGTGGCTTCTTTTTTCGATCCCGCTGTTTCGGCGCGTGCCCGAGCCGCCGGTTCGCTTGCATGCGGACGGTCGCGGAACGGGTGATTTAGTCAAGGCATCGCTGTTGCAGCTTTGGGCCACGCTGCGGGATCTGCGAGGGTTCAAAGATGCTTTTGTGATGCTGCTGGCCTTTCTGATCTACAACG contains:
- a CDS encoding U32 family peptidase codes for the protein MSADMPIMREPELLAPAGDDECLRAAVANGADAVYFGLEDFNARRRAANFTLARLPEVMGYLHDRNVRGYVAFNTLIFSEELERAAGFVAGIAEAGADAVIVQDLGLLKLIRSMAPTLPIHASTQMTQTHAAGIELLGGMGVRRVILARELSIDEIAKIARSTTVELEVFVHGAMCISYSGQCLASGSLWGRSANRGVCAQACRLPYRLVVDGQAVESGGRAYLLSAKDLAAWDLIPQLLAVGVSGFKIEGRLKGPHYVAAATSAYRQAIDAAKAGKRFSLGPEREAMLSQSFSRGFTLGFLDGDRHQDLVDGRFPNNRGVDVGRVVGRTRRGVLVELRPEMNDVPLKPGDGVLFDAGLPGADQQGGRIYAVEKADRSDSPVGRRATRVELRFGQGDVNLAAVAIGSVVWKTDDPAVRRELEKTYVRVDPVRRAPLTVRAWISPQRHLQIELEDDHGRVARVESEAPLAEARRHPMSATLLRAHFSRMGDTPFEPASVQLLHEGVAVESLPFMAPKSVLNRLRREGVRLLLERRAAESRHEIGDPNVLRAIREQIRDRFRDETGDSGVARPVLCILIRELGQLGAVLEWRAEAGAGRLSVVYADLVDNAECARAVERCRAAGVPVGLATPRICKPGEESLVTGLADLGPDIVLVRNLAALQLLRQYAPGVPLVADHSLNAANEMTAAALREIGVVRVTACYDLDAAQMIPFAAAWSVLNLEIVVHRHVPMFHMAHCLAARLSKANDCRQCGRPCRLHRLELRDRLGVDHPVLVDRAGRTTVYNGRVQSAGDLSGKLRALPVRHWRLELLLEDRGAAHRLIETFAGRME
- a CDS encoding MFS transporter, which produces MSCPAVRVGFLERLGLHRPELRAWAMYDWANSAFVTTIMTAVFPIYYSSVAGAHLTPEASQMRFTLSTTIGLSLIAVMAPLLGAMTDFLPVKKQLIKAFLGIGLVSTAAMYFVGYNDLLLASLLFVVANIAVNGSFVFYDALLPHIAGKDEMDRVSSAGYALGYVGGGVLLAIQLVWIDPSIVGLPARQPGTPEEGTWPTRVAFLSVAVWWLLFSIPLFRRVPEPPVRLHADGRGTGDLVKASLLQLWATLRDLRGFKDAFVMLLAFLIYNDGIGTIYRLATIYGEGLHFDRTIMIAAIMITQFVGVPFAFLFGSLAGRIGSRPCIFLTLVVYTFISIGGYFMTTSVHFLLLALGVGMVQGGAQALSRSLFASMIPRHKSGQFFGLFAVMEKFAGIMGPAVWTVMLAAGVSGRTPILSVIGFFAVGGILLSLVNVERGRQAARAAEEQAVGGG